Part of the Granulicella cerasi genome is shown below.
GCAGCACGCTTGAGAGCGGTGGCCAAGCGCGTCGCGCGCGGCTTAACCAATGCCTCTACGCCGCGCTTCTCCTTTTCGGAGAACGGCGTTGATGAAAATCCTTTAGGCGAGGGCACAGTACCATTAGAGCGCAAATGCGCGCGAATGTGTTGCCCATGCCTGCAATGCTCACCTTCAAGAGATAATGAAAATGATGATGTCTTCAAACGCCCCCGTGGAGATCGCCCTTGCGCTGACCGGCGCCAGCGGTGCAATGCTCGCGCAACGAATGCTCCGTGCGCTCGAAGCGGACACGCGCGTTGCACGCGTTCATCTCACAGCCTCTGATGCCGCGCTGCGCGTGATCGCAGAAGAGATGAGCCTCTCTGGCCGCAACGATCTCGCTGAGAAGCTACTTGACTCGCCGGCGAAGAAGACCGTCGCCTACACGCACCAGGACGTCGGCGCACCCATCGCTTCAGGCAGCTATCCGCTCCATGCGATGGTCGTGCTGCCCTGCTCCATGGGAACGCTCGCGGGCATTGCGAACGGCTCTGCCGGCAACCTCATCGAGCGCGCCGCCGATGTCTGCCTCAAGGAACGTCGACGCCTCGTTCTCTGCGTACGCGAGACCCCGTTGAGCCTCATTCACCTGCGCAACATGACGGCGGCGACAGAAGCGGGCGCGACCATCTTCCCCGTCGCACCCACCTTCTACAACCACCCGCAAACGCTTGAGGACATGGCGCAGAACTACGTCGACCGCGTGCTCGCGCACATCGCCCTGCCGCAGTCTGGCGCTTATATCTGGAAGGGTTAGCGGCCCATCGCGGTCAGGGTGCGTACTTGCCCTGCCGGCGCAGGATTCGCCTTGAGATAGTCGGCCGTCGCCGCTGCCACGCGTCCCGCGCAATACAACGGCGCAAGATGCCCACAGCCCTCAACGATATCCAGCTCCGAGTTCGGCACCAGCGTGTGGAACTTTTGCCCCACTGCCAGCGGGACCAAGCGGTCATCCTTGCCCCACACAATCAGCAGCGGCTTGGAGAAATTGCCGAGCTTGTCGTCCAGCGCATCCTTGCGGGTCTTCATGTCGGCCAGTTGCGCATGGATCACCGCCTGGTGCTCCTGCATGGCATCCACGACACCGTCAGCCACACGCTCCGGCAGGCGCTTTGCATGGGGCTCCATCAGCGCAAACAGCTGATACACATCGTCAGCGGACTTCGGCTCAAAGACATTCGCAGGAGGCTCAGGCATTCCCTCGGCCAGCCCCGCAGCGTCGTAGATCACCACGCGATCGATCTTCTCCGGGTGTTCGTTCGCCAGCTTCATCGCGATGAAGCCGCCCATTGACCAACCGCCGAGCGACGTATGCTGCAGACCCAGCGAATCGATGAAGTCGCCGACAAACTTCTCTTCAGCGGCGATCGAATAATCCGCGCCTTCCGGCATCGGCGAACGTCCCGCACCCAGCAGATCCGGAGCATATACATGGAAGCCCGCGCGCTTCAGTTTGCGCAGCATTGGAGCCCAGCTCTCGCTACGGTCTGCAAGGCCATGCACCAGCACCAGCGGAATGCCGCCGCCAGGTGTACTCGCCTCGGCCTCGTAGTAGTGCACGCGGCCCTCAGGCGTCATCACGTAGTTGCTCTGCACGCGAGAAAGGAACAGCCCGAAGTGCGTCACCTGTCGGCTCGTCCACAGCGGCGCTCGCCACAGCAGCAACCCTGCCACCGCGAGCAACAACACCACCAACGCCACCAGACGACCCAACATCTTCATGCGCTTCTCCGTCCTCTTCTCACTGCTTACTTCAGCGGCTTGCCGTATTCCTCGCCAAACACTGTATGCGAAATGTCAAAGCGTCCGCCGTCGAACTTCTGCGGTCCACGCAGGTGGCCGATCGCCAGCAGCGACACAACCCAGTAGCTCATCGGCAGCTTCAGCGTTTCGCAGATCCCCTGCTGCTCAAAGCCTTCCATCGGCGCAGTGTCATAGCCCAACGTCTCGGCCATCCACATCATCGAGGTTACGGCGATCATCACCTGCTTGTTCAGCCAGCCTGCCATCTGCCACTCGTTGAAGTTCGCCAGATACGGCGGCACATTGCCTGCCATCTGCGCGGCGTAACTCTCCGGCATCCCGGCCTCGCGGCCTACGCGAATCACCTCATCAATGTCTTTGCGCCAGCCATCGCGGTCACCACACGCGACGATCACCGCCGAAGCTTCTTCCACCTTCGCCTGGTTGTAGCAGGCCCCGCGCAGCTTCCGCAGCTGTTCGGGATTCTGCACCACCACAAAGCGCCAGGGCTGCAGGTTATAGCTACTGGGAGACATCAATCCCGCATCCAGAATCTGCCGTAGGTCCGAGGCCTCTATCGGCTCGCCGTCAAAGCTCGGCGTTGCGCGTCGTTCGCGAATCGCCTGCGCCAGCGTTTTTTGCGTCGTTGCCATCGTTGTCCGTGTCTACTCCGCGAAAGTCTTCAGCCAGCCCTTGCAGGCAGGCAATACGCGCTGCAATCCTTCGCCGGATTGCGGTGCATTCATCGTCAGGTTCTCAGTGTATGCGATGCAGCTTACGGCGCAAGCGTTCTCGCGGAAGCATCTTCGCCGGTGACCTCGGTCGCAAACGGGTCAGCGCCATCCGGCGGGTCTGCGAAAACCATCACCCCATCGAAGGCGCCCTTCAGATCCGCATGAGCGTCCATCAATGCCTTGACCAGAGCCACGTTGCGCTGCCGCGCCTTGTCCGGGTCGCCAATCGGCCCCACGCGATAGTGCACGCTCAGGTAAAGCCGCTTGCCGTCCTCTGTCCCCACCGCATCCATCTGCGTGATCGCGTATCCGGCGTTATCGCGTCCGCGCAGCAGAAAGAGCACATCGTTGGACAAGCTGTCGCGCAGCTCCGCAGGCTGCACTTCGGCACGCTCGCCGCGCAGCTTCTCAAGGTGGGTCGTCGTTACAAACGCCGCAGGCCGCAGCAACGTCTCCGCCAGCCCATACTCCACCCACCCCAGCCAGCTTGCGTTCGGCCGCGCCGCGACCACGCGTTCGCGAGCATCCTTCCAGTGCCAAAGTCCGTCATGCCCACGCGCCGCCCGGTCATGGGGATAGAACCCCGCCAGCTTCCACGCACCCGCCTGCTGACGCAGCAACATCGAAATCACGTAGGGCCGATCGCCCGAGGCCTCCACCATCGCAAACGCGTACAGGCCGCGTTGCAGGCCGTTCACGGTAAAGATCGTCGCAGCGTTCACGCCCACCAGCTTGCAGTTGAACTCCGTGGTGGAGTCGCTGCCCGGCACGACCGCGTTCGCGTCCAGCTCATACAGTTGCGTTACCGCAAGCGAGTCGTTCGCGATCTTCTCGCCCGTCATCCGCAGCAGATAGAGCAGGTTGGGATTGTTGCGAAGCTCAGGCGCGAGTGTAGACGCCACCGCGCCCAGATCGCCGTTACGTACACCGGTCGCTGCGCTCAGCGCCACCTGCGCCAGCGTCTCTCGCGTACCGGAGAGCAACTTGCTCTGCGTCGTGCAGTTCTGCGCCGTGGCCGAATGCGATGCGCTCCAGAACGCCATCGTCGCCATCAGGGAAAGTCGTTTTCCCTTCCTCAATCCACTCACCATCTCCACGTCATCCTACCCGACCACAGCCGCAGAACGGTA
Proteins encoded:
- a CDS encoding UbiX family flavin prenyltransferase yields the protein MMMSSNAPVEIALALTGASGAMLAQRMLRALEADTRVARVHLTASDAALRVIAEEMSLSGRNDLAEKLLDSPAKKTVAYTHQDVGAPIASGSYPLHAMVVLPCSMGTLAGIANGSAGNLIERAADVCLKERRRLVLCVRETPLSLIHLRNMTAATEAGATIFPVAPTFYNHPQTLEDMAQNYVDRVLAHIALPQSGAYIWKG
- a CDS encoding alpha/beta fold hydrolase, with product MKMLGRLVALVVLLLAVAGLLLWRAPLWTSRQVTHFGLFLSRVQSNYVMTPEGRVHYYEAEASTPGGGIPLVLVHGLADRSESWAPMLRKLKRAGFHVYAPDLLGAGRSPMPEGADYSIAAEEKFVGDFIDSLGLQHTSLGGWSMGGFIAMKLANEHPEKIDRVVIYDAAGLAEGMPEPPANVFEPKSADDVYQLFALMEPHAKRLPERVADGVVDAMQEHQAVIHAQLADMKTRKDALDDKLGNFSKPLLIVWGKDDRLVPLAVGQKFHTLVPNSELDIVEGCGHLAPLYCAGRVAAATADYLKANPAPAGQVRTLTAMGR
- a CDS encoding nitroreductase family protein; translation: MATTQKTLAQAIRERRATPSFDGEPIEASDLRQILDAGLMSPSSYNLQPWRFVVVQNPEQLRKLRGACYNQAKVEEASAVIVACGDRDGWRKDIDEVIRVGREAGMPESYAAQMAGNVPPYLANFNEWQMAGWLNKQVMIAVTSMMWMAETLGYDTAPMEGFEQQGICETLKLPMSYWVVSLLAIGHLRGPQKFDGGRFDISHTVFGEEYGKPLK